The Primulina tabacum isolate GXHZ01 chromosome 16, ASM2559414v2, whole genome shotgun sequence genome window below encodes:
- the LOC142528255 gene encoding UBP1-associated protein 2A-like isoform X2 — protein MARKRKARAIEAPQEPEPVQLEEAEQEQFVTEEAQQIVDEDPGIEEGVDVEAVEEDQGGEGLGEGEEGEAEGEGEGEGEGEGEGEEEQEDDAVFENNEQGSETTEKPSVNDALTKGGEAEELEGEDEGDLDGESLEKLLDPFSKDQLSRLIKDAVHKHPDIMEDVNKLANADPSHRKIFVHGLGWNANTELITSVFDKFGEIEDCKVVMDKNSGKAKGYAFVLYKNRDGARRALMKPQKMIEGRITSCQLASAGPVQAPPPTVVPTVAVPPPSEYTQRKIYVSNVSAELDIPKLVEFFSKFGEIEEGPLGLDKETGKPRGFCLFVFKTIEGAKRALEEPHKKFEGQILHCQKAVDGPKLSKGSLNLQHSQPLQQQIRPQHHHHNRHQGQLGHYHHAAKRGKFGGGRGGMRHAGGHLMAPSAGTTSPAVGFGHAVPPVVIGQAVAALLATQGASLGIGNFLGGIGTSVNQQGGPPMMNNAAYAGQAGASSYVGQPGMQGGYTAQPQMGQGGVRPHQGGAHYMGHGH, from the exons ATGGCCAGGAAGCGAAAAGCCCGCGCCATCGAAGCTCCTCAAGAGCCGGAGCCCGTCCAGCTCGAAGAAGCAGAGCAGGAACAATTCGTTACGGAGGAGGCCCAACAAATCGTAGATGAAGATCCAGGTATCGAGGAAGGAGTCGATGTTGAAGCAGTAGAAGAGGATCAAGGGGGAGAAGGATTGGGCGAGGGAGAAGAGGGAGAAGCAGAAGGAGAAGGAGAAGGAGAAGGAGAAGGAGAAGGAGAAGGAGAG GAGGAGCAAGAAGATGACGCGGTGTTTGAGAATAACGAGCAAGGGAGTGAAACTACGGAAAAACCATCTGTGAATGATGCCTTGACGAAGGGCGGTGAAGCTGAAGAGCTGGAGGGGGAAGATGAAGGAGATTTGGATGGAGAGTCGTTGGAAAAGCTTCTCGACCCTTTTTCGAAGGACCAGCTGTCTCGTTTGATCAAGGATGCGGTGCACAAACACCCTGATATCATGGAGGATGTGAATAAATTGGCGAACGCAGACCCTTCACACCGCAAGATATTCGTGCACGGCCTTGGGTGGAATGCGAATACCGAGCTGATTACTTCTGTATTCGATAAGTTCGGAGAGATCGAGGATTGTAAGGTTGTCATGGACAAGAATTCCGGGAAAGCTAAGGGATACGCGTTCGTCCTCTATAAGAACCGTGATGGGGCCCGTCGTGCTCTGATGAAGCCACAGAAGATGATTGAGGGTCGAATAACTTCTTGCCAACTGGCCTCTGCAGGTCCAGTTCAGGCTCCTCCCCCGACAGTGGTGCCCACTGTGGCGGTACCACCTCCATCTGAGTACACTCAGCGGAAGATTTATGTGAGCAATGTATCAGCTGAGCTTGATATTCCGAAACTAGTCGAGTTCTTTTCCAAATTTGGGGAAATCGAAGAAGGGCCATTGGGGTTGGATAAAGAAACTGGAAAGCCAAGAGGGTTCTGTTTGTTTGTTTTCAAAACTATCGAGGGTGCCAAGAGGGCATTGGAAGAGCCACACAAGAAGTTTGAAGGTCAAATTCTGCATTGCCAGAAAGCCGTAGATGGGCCTAAACTTTCTAAGGGTTCTCTTAACTTGCAGCATAGTCAACCACTGCAGCAGCAGATACGGCCTCAGCATCACCATCACAATCGTCACCAGGGGCAGTTGGGGCATTACCATCATGCTGCGAAGAGGGGCAAGTTTGGAGGGGGCCGGGGAGGCATGAGGCACGCAGGTGGACATTTAATGGCACCGAGTGCAGGAACCACTTCGCCTGCAGTGGGGTTTGGCCATGCGGTTCCCCCCGTCGTTATTGGACAGGCTGTAGCAGCTTTGTTGGCAACTCAAGGGGCTAGCTTAGGGATTGGTAATTTTCTTGGAGGGATTGGAACAAGTGTGAATCAGCAGGGAGGTCCACCGATGATGAATAATGCAGCTTATGCAGGTCAGGCTGGTGCTAGTAGCTATGTAGGGCAGCCTGGGATGCAGGGAGGCTATACTGCTCAGCCGCAGATGGGTCAGGGTGGCGTTAGGCCACATCAGGGTGGTGCCCACTACATGGGTCATGGTCACTAA
- the LOC142528255 gene encoding UBP1-associated protein 2A-like isoform X1, with the protein MARKRKARAIEAPQEPEPVQLEEAEQEQFVTEEAQQIVDEDPGIEEGVDVEAVEEDQGGEGLGEGEEGEAEGEGEGEGEGEGEGEVEGEEDGDGDGDGEGEGEEEQEDDAVFENNEQGSETTEKPSVNDALTKGGEAEELEGEDEGDLDGESLEKLLDPFSKDQLSRLIKDAVHKHPDIMEDVNKLANADPSHRKIFVHGLGWNANTELITSVFDKFGEIEDCKVVMDKNSGKAKGYAFVLYKNRDGARRALMKPQKMIEGRITSCQLASAGPVQAPPPTVVPTVAVPPPSEYTQRKIYVSNVSAELDIPKLVEFFSKFGEIEEGPLGLDKETGKPRGFCLFVFKTIEGAKRALEEPHKKFEGQILHCQKAVDGPKLSKGSLNLQHSQPLQQQIRPQHHHHNRHQGQLGHYHHAAKRGKFGGGRGGMRHAGGHLMAPSAGTTSPAVGFGHAVPPVVIGQAVAALLATQGASLGIGNFLGGIGTSVNQQGGPPMMNNAAYAGQAGASSYVGQPGMQGGYTAQPQMGQGGVRPHQGGAHYMGHGH; encoded by the coding sequence ATGGCCAGGAAGCGAAAAGCCCGCGCCATCGAAGCTCCTCAAGAGCCGGAGCCCGTCCAGCTCGAAGAAGCAGAGCAGGAACAATTCGTTACGGAGGAGGCCCAACAAATCGTAGATGAAGATCCAGGTATCGAGGAAGGAGTCGATGTTGAAGCAGTAGAAGAGGATCAAGGGGGAGAAGGATTGGGCGAGGGAGAAGAGGGAGAAGCAGAAGGAGAAGGAGAAGGAGAAGGAGAAGGAGAAGGAGAAGGAGAGGTAGAGGGAGAGGAAGACGGAGACGGAGACGGAGACGGAGAAGGAGAAGGAGAGGAGGAGCAAGAAGATGACGCGGTGTTTGAGAATAACGAGCAAGGGAGTGAAACTACGGAAAAACCATCTGTGAATGATGCCTTGACGAAGGGCGGTGAAGCTGAAGAGCTGGAGGGGGAAGATGAAGGAGATTTGGATGGAGAGTCGTTGGAAAAGCTTCTCGACCCTTTTTCGAAGGACCAGCTGTCTCGTTTGATCAAGGATGCGGTGCACAAACACCCTGATATCATGGAGGATGTGAATAAATTGGCGAACGCAGACCCTTCACACCGCAAGATATTCGTGCACGGCCTTGGGTGGAATGCGAATACCGAGCTGATTACTTCTGTATTCGATAAGTTCGGAGAGATCGAGGATTGTAAGGTTGTCATGGACAAGAATTCCGGGAAAGCTAAGGGATACGCGTTCGTCCTCTATAAGAACCGTGATGGGGCCCGTCGTGCTCTGATGAAGCCACAGAAGATGATTGAGGGTCGAATAACTTCTTGCCAACTGGCCTCTGCAGGTCCAGTTCAGGCTCCTCCCCCGACAGTGGTGCCCACTGTGGCGGTACCACCTCCATCTGAGTACACTCAGCGGAAGATTTATGTGAGCAATGTATCAGCTGAGCTTGATATTCCGAAACTAGTCGAGTTCTTTTCCAAATTTGGGGAAATCGAAGAAGGGCCATTGGGGTTGGATAAAGAAACTGGAAAGCCAAGAGGGTTCTGTTTGTTTGTTTTCAAAACTATCGAGGGTGCCAAGAGGGCATTGGAAGAGCCACACAAGAAGTTTGAAGGTCAAATTCTGCATTGCCAGAAAGCCGTAGATGGGCCTAAACTTTCTAAGGGTTCTCTTAACTTGCAGCATAGTCAACCACTGCAGCAGCAGATACGGCCTCAGCATCACCATCACAATCGTCACCAGGGGCAGTTGGGGCATTACCATCATGCTGCGAAGAGGGGCAAGTTTGGAGGGGGCCGGGGAGGCATGAGGCACGCAGGTGGACATTTAATGGCACCGAGTGCAGGAACCACTTCGCCTGCAGTGGGGTTTGGCCATGCGGTTCCCCCCGTCGTTATTGGACAGGCTGTAGCAGCTTTGTTGGCAACTCAAGGGGCTAGCTTAGGGATTGGTAATTTTCTTGGAGGGATTGGAACAAGTGTGAATCAGCAGGGAGGTCCACCGATGATGAATAATGCAGCTTATGCAGGTCAGGCTGGTGCTAGTAGCTATGTAGGGCAGCCTGGGATGCAGGGAGGCTATACTGCTCAGCCGCAGATGGGTCAGGGTGGCGTTAGGCCACATCAGGGTGGTGCCCACTACATGGGTCATGGTCACTAA
- the LOC142528256 gene encoding peroxisomal adenine nucleotide carrier 1-like isoform X1, whose product MVLDMESLVEATSGAVGALVSTTILYPLDTCKSKYQAENRASHYQKYRHISDVLWEAISSHQVLSLYQGLGTKNLQSFISQFVYFYGYSFFKRLYLRDSGSKSIGTAANLVIAAAAGACTAIVTQPLDTVSSRMQTSDFGKSKGLWKSLTEDTWSRAFDGLGISLLLTTNPSIQYTVFDQLKLRLIKNKTSKARDDIPSPEALSAFSAFVLGAVSKCISTCLTYPAIRCKVMIQSAKDENEEDGLKPKPHKTVSGIFCAIWEKEGLLGFFKGLQAQMLKTVLSSALVLMIKEKVTKTTWILMLGLRRFILVTRTRLKSS is encoded by the exons ATGGTTCTAGATATGGAGTCTTTAGTGGAGGCGACGTCAGGTGCGGTGGGTGCGCTGGTCAGCACCACCATTTTGTACCCACTCGACACTTGCAAGTCCAAGTATCAAGCTGAAAATCGAGCATCACACTACCAAAAATACag GCACATTTCAGATGTGCTCTGGGAGGCAATATCCAGCCATCAAGTACTTTCATTATATCAGGGCCTGGGGACGAAGAATTTGCAGTCTTTCATTTCACAGTTCGTATATTTCTATGGATATAGCTTCTTCAAGAGACTCTACTTAAGAGATAGCGGATCTAAATCTATTGGAACTGCAGCTAATCTGGTCATTGCTGCTGCTGCAGGTGCTTGCACGGCCATTGTTACGCAG CCTCTTGATACAGTATCATCAAGAATGCAAACAAGTGATTTTGGCAAGTCCAAAGGGCTGTGGAAATCACTCACAGAGGACACTTGGTCCCGCGCATTTGATGGCCTAGGCATTTCTCTTCTTCTAACAACAAACCCTTCCATACAG TACACTGTGTTTGATCAACTAAAGCTGAGATTAATAAAGAACAAAACAAGCAAAGCAAGAGATGACATACCATCTCCAGAAGCTCTTTCTGCCTTTTCTGCCTTTGTTTTGGGTGCTGTTTCAAAATGCATCTCAACCTGTTTAACATACCCAGCAATAAG GTGTAAGGTGATGATTCAATCAGCCAAAGATGAAAACGAGGAAGATGGCTTGAAACCAAAGCCACATAAAACAGTGTCTGGAATTTTTTGTGCCATTTGGGAAAAAGAAGGGTTGCTTGGCTTTTTCAAAGGGTTACAAGCGCAGATGCTGAAGACCGTCTTAAGTTCAGCCCTAGTTCTGATGATAAAGGAGAAAGTCACAAAGACCACATGGATACTAATGCTTGGCTTGAGAAGGTTCATTCTCGTAACCAGAACTAGGTTAAAGAGCTCTTGA
- the LOC142528256 gene encoding peroxisomal adenine nucleotide carrier 1-like isoform X2 has translation MESLVEATSGAVGALVSTTILYPLDTCKSKYQAENRASHYQKYRHISDVLWEAISSHQVLSLYQGLGTKNLQSFISQFVYFYGYSFFKRLYLRDSGSKSIGTAANLVIAAAAGACTAIVTQPLDTVSSRMQTSDFGKSKGLWKSLTEDTWSRAFDGLGISLLLTTNPSIQYTVFDQLKLRLIKNKTSKARDDIPSPEALSAFSAFVLGAVSKCISTCLTYPAIRCKVMIQSAKDENEEDGLKPKPHKTVSGIFCAIWEKEGLLGFFKGLQAQMLKTVLSSALVLMIKEKVTKTTWILMLGLRRFILVTRTRLKSS, from the exons ATGGAGTCTTTAGTGGAGGCGACGTCAGGTGCGGTGGGTGCGCTGGTCAGCACCACCATTTTGTACCCACTCGACACTTGCAAGTCCAAGTATCAAGCTGAAAATCGAGCATCACACTACCAAAAATACag GCACATTTCAGATGTGCTCTGGGAGGCAATATCCAGCCATCAAGTACTTTCATTATATCAGGGCCTGGGGACGAAGAATTTGCAGTCTTTCATTTCACAGTTCGTATATTTCTATGGATATAGCTTCTTCAAGAGACTCTACTTAAGAGATAGCGGATCTAAATCTATTGGAACTGCAGCTAATCTGGTCATTGCTGCTGCTGCAGGTGCTTGCACGGCCATTGTTACGCAG CCTCTTGATACAGTATCATCAAGAATGCAAACAAGTGATTTTGGCAAGTCCAAAGGGCTGTGGAAATCACTCACAGAGGACACTTGGTCCCGCGCATTTGATGGCCTAGGCATTTCTCTTCTTCTAACAACAAACCCTTCCATACAG TACACTGTGTTTGATCAACTAAAGCTGAGATTAATAAAGAACAAAACAAGCAAAGCAAGAGATGACATACCATCTCCAGAAGCTCTTTCTGCCTTTTCTGCCTTTGTTTTGGGTGCTGTTTCAAAATGCATCTCAACCTGTTTAACATACCCAGCAATAAG GTGTAAGGTGATGATTCAATCAGCCAAAGATGAAAACGAGGAAGATGGCTTGAAACCAAAGCCACATAAAACAGTGTCTGGAATTTTTTGTGCCATTTGGGAAAAAGAAGGGTTGCTTGGCTTTTTCAAAGGGTTACAAGCGCAGATGCTGAAGACCGTCTTAAGTTCAGCCCTAGTTCTGATGATAAAGGAGAAAGTCACAAAGACCACATGGATACTAATGCTTGGCTTGAGAAGGTTCATTCTCGTAACCAGAACTAGGTTAAAGAGCTCTTGA